TCATAAAGTGGTATATTTTTAGAGCATGTCTCTTTAAAGTGAAAATGGAATTCAtcctttgttttttcttttccattCACTTGGATCTCTTCCGTTTCGTCGATTTTATCCGGATCCTCCTTTTCTTCCGAAAAAAGGGAAGAAGAAGGATCTTCTTCGGTGGATCCCTGTTTAGTCCCCTTCGTTTTGGAAGTTGTTTCTATTTCTATATCTGTTTCTTCCTCCCTTTCTTCCGTTTCTGAGGTTTCTTTCAGTTTCTTAGTAAAAATGGGTGACGGTATTCTGCCAAAAGAGTAGACACAGGTAACAAATAAGAGAATACTAAAGATTCGAGCCATAGAATTTCTCAATTCTGACACAAGGTACTTATTAGATCGAAAAAGTACATTCGATCTAATAGAATTATTTTGCTGTATCCAGACTAATATCAATCCAAcccattttataaataaaatgtgaCCAATTAACCAACCAACAAAACTACTTGTTACAAATAACATCTTGTTGTTGCATCGAAACATATAAATATTGACTAATCTGACTAACATTGAACTTGGTAAAATAAAATGGTTGAATAATTGAAAAATGAGATTATTCAGGAATACAAATTGAATGCTAAGATTACGCATTGAATTTCTGGTAGTAGATCCATAATCAAAAACGTGTTTGTGATTGTTCCAGAAGAAATGAAACAAAAGATAGGGTAGAGCTAGGACAATTATTTTATGAGGTCTACCCAATGCTAGATGCAGAGGCGCATAATAGATCGATATGAATATCATGAGCTGTCCCGTAATAAAACCTGTTGTTGCTGATACCTTCTTCTCCGTtccttcttctccttcttctatAACCCGAGCTCGGAGAAGGAAGAGATAAGAGGGCCCCATGGAGAATGTGGTCAGAAATCCATAATAGAGTCCGACCACAACGACCGAATTGATTATCTTCATGCATAAGGATACTAGATTACCTAgtataaaagatttaaaaat
This region of Mercurialis annua linkage group LG1-X, ddMerAnnu1.2, whole genome shotgun sequence genomic DNA includes:
- the LOC126664388 gene encoding protein TIC 214-like, with protein sequence MIFKSFILGNLVSLCMKIINSVVVVGLYYGFLTTFSMGPSYLFLLRARVIEEGEEGTEKKVSATTGFITGQLMIFISIYYAPLHLALGRPHKIIVLALPYLLFHFFWNNHKHVFDYGSTTRNSMRNLSIQFVFLNNLIFQLFNHFILPSSMLVRLVNIYMFRCNNKMLFVTSSFVGWLIGHILFIKWVGLILVWIQQNNSIRSNVLFRSNKYLVSELRNSMARIFSILLFVTCVYSFGRIPSPIFTKKLKETSETEEREEETDIEIETTSKTKGTKQGSTEEDPSSSLFSEEKEDPDKIDETEEIQVNGKEKTKDEFHFHFKETCSKNIPLYETFYLDGN